The following nucleotide sequence is from Glycine max cultivar Williams 82 chromosome 9, Glycine_max_v4.0, whole genome shotgun sequence.
CAATAAAttcatccttaattttttaaaaccattttaatgtttttaattgtttattaaaattaaatatttataagtatttttagtaaatcaattcattcaatcttagttttttaaaattaattttagactcGATCAATAACGTGAAATCAAATACATACTAATTTGTACTAATCATGTTCTTAAACAACAAATTACTAGCTATGGTCGTATACAACAAAATGGGGTAAGCAAATGGACAGTTAAATGATATAACAGATTGCGAAATCGAAAATAAATCTAGCATatgagtaaataattaaaatttgttttttaaactatgtattttaaaatctttGTAGGTTATTTTTAGACCAAGTATTAGAAAGATTGCTTTCCCCATCCAGTTCACCGAGGTGTTGATCGTTAAGAACCAATTTTTCAACCTCTTGCTACCCGTGTGCTTTCTCCATTCTCCATCCTATATTCATTGGAGCAAAAATGTAGTAAGAAATTGCTAGCTAAACTAAGTATATGAATGCTGATGCTTGATAATGCAATTGCTGGATAGTAacggaaaaaagaaatataataaggTTCGTAACATCAACAGGGTGTAAAGTATATTTCTATTTAATAATGTGAAAAGATGTCAATTGGCTCAGTTGGTGAAATTCTTTACAGTGAACACGAGAATTAGGAACCAATCTCAGCtttatgaaaaaggaaaagtaaaaagaaagacaaagaaaGCAGTTCATCTATACTTATCTAGTATACTAtcatgtaaagaaaaaaaaaagaaaccaaaGTCTAGGAAGATCTATCTTCATCAACCAGCTAGAcgcaaaaaaatatatctggAGAACTATTCATAATGTTGACGTTGATTAATAATTATCAGTATTCATTCCACCATATATAGTGCAGTCAATTCCTTCCAATGTAAActtttgtgtgtgtatgtgaCGTTTAAATGCAAGTTAGCTGTTATCAAAACCAACCATAAAGTCTTCATTCATGTCATAATAAAAATggaatttcaaataataaaatggagataaatcagcaaaaaaaacTTCAACATGTCACTGCAAACTCACATTTATTCAATGAGAATATGTTGTTAGTGTCAACTGGGAATTGGTACCTCACTCTCTCCTCAAAAGACATGATAAGCATTTACCTGAAATCCatgatatgattattttttagtgaAGACAAAGTAAAAATTACTTAATCCACAGACATAATTAGTTTTTCTATATTTATCAATTACATTCATAGATATGCAACTGTTTATGATGTACCTTTGAGTGAACTATTTGTTttcatctcagaaagtcagGTAGAGCCTATGAAGCTCTCGTTACCAAGTAATTGAATCCCTTCTGATGGCAATTTAAGGTCCTTTTGATCTGCAGTCTCTATGGGTGGAGAATTTTTTGATCGGGCAAGACGCTTCACACAGTTCAAACGCAAGGATTTTGGTGTGCtacctaaattatttttagaacaatcaaattaactaataataaaggtGGCAACAACATACTTTTTTCCACTGAATATTTTCTTGGCATTTCTCTTTAATAAAAACTTACAACTCACCAAAATTACCGGCGGATACATCTTGATCTTCCTTAGCTATCAACTCTGCTACCAACTGGTGAGTAACAGCAGGATCATCATCCATTGAATGTGTCAGGTTTCGCGCAAGACCTTTAATATGATTCAGGCGCATCCTCCTTGGTGAATTGGCTGGTTTATAAACTAGAGTTTCCAACGGAATTGATGATCCTATTGGTTGCATTAcaccataaggaaaaaaaagaaccatTAATTTGTctaacttgaaaagaaaaaaggaatatatatgtatatatacatgGTATCAACTCAGGTGAGAAGACTttgttaatgtaaaaaataggaATTGTAAATATAAACTATTAGATCAGAAATTGAATAGTCAAGATTAAGAATGCACGTAATTTTTTAAGTGATCATGTGAACATGATTCTTGTGTAGTTGGCTGATCTAGATTTATAAGGAGTTGTTCCCgtattatatatgtgtgtacgTTCTCTCTCTGATTGTCAAGTGTGAATGAACATAACAAAAATTCACCTTCAAGAACTTTGGATCCAAAATTGAATGTTTCTTGTACTTGGTTGAGGCCTTGAGAAAGGACTCCATAGTCTAGAAAGGTAGAAGAAGTGAGACCTTGAAGCTCATCACTGGTACTAGCTTCACCTGCACTTGATTCTAGAGTTTGAAGTTGAGGAAAAGGAGAATATGGAACTTGAGCATTTGCAGCTCTTTGTCTTCGAAGCTGGTAATTTCTGCGGCGCCTTGCAAGATGTCTTTCCCTTTGTTCTTGAGTCATTGATTGTCTCCTCTGCCTGTCTCGGATGCGCCTCCTCTCCCTCTCTTGCTCCCTCTGCATTCTCTTTAACTCTCCTCTCTCTGGAAACTCCTGCATGCTCACTCACcccacatttttttcttttctccttttggataattaaataacaattctTGGTCCTCAACAAAACATTGATAGCGATGTACTTTCCTAACCAAGAAACATGGAACATGAATTCTGAGTCAAGATGAAACTTATATTATGAAGCACATTTCATATGGATGGAATCCTTGtgtaataaaattagaaatttatggAAATCTAGCTAAATCTCAGATGATAATAATGATGTTTAAGCTAAAACTGGTAGTATCACATGAAATAACAAGAGGTTCATTCATGAAAATTGAACAAtaaagtttcaactttcaaggatcatttctttatttaaatgGCTAATAgtaataacatatataatttaaaagggtGAGTATTTGTGGATTTGGAAAATGAAGATTGGGAAAGAAGGCATTTTTTTACCTGTCACTGCAGATATGAATTAATACTGGGGAGACAGAGCGAAGAAATTTGCGTGTGTAAGATGcattaaaatgaaatgaaacacgggatgtaaatgataaaaaatatatttttttatttacttaattaattaattagctgttgtttttcttttttggcttGAGATTTGCATGTCAAGGTTCGTGGACCTCCCTTACTTCTGCGTCCCATAATAACGGTTCAATGGAGAATTTGCCAAATCAGTGATTGACACTTAACGGTGTGGTCGCTTCTatatacaaggtccaacatgcTTGTTCTTAATTTGTAATCAATATGACtgttatttgtttaaatttagtaGCAAAcccgaaaaaaaagagagattatTGAAATTCGTTTTACATGCCAAAGAAACGAATCACGACATCCTTTACGTTTTTGCAATGACAAATTCTTAATTTAACATCgccttttttttatgtaatgtattttttttttccaaaagatTTATTATCTACCttacaaaataaaatggaaattgTAAAAACCGTGGAAAGGTATTCGGGTAGAGCATATCACACACGACTTATGTCAAGTGGTCCAACTCTGGTTCAATAGGATCTGCAAgttattataaacattttcaatatTTACGGATAAAAAAACACCCATGACTTATGATATATTAACCAGCTGTTACCCCCGAATCTGACCATGTTTCCTACATGAGTATCTTCTTACAGAAATTATAAGATATGATTAAAAGATTGATTAGTTAGTTCCAATTAATTAGCTAGACAGTTAAGATTGGTTGATTAAGAGTTAGTTAATTCCCCTTGTATATAAGGTTCATTAATTAGCTTTTCATTAATTAGTTTTCTGACTGTATTTTGCATTGATGTTGTGACAAATGAATTATTTTGTAACGAAAAATCAACTCTAAATTTGGAGTTGAAGTAGAAAAGAAACGTTGTTTGTAATTGCTGACCTTTTCTCAATAAAATCTTACTATTATGTGATATGTACCAAGTTTTGAGCTTTTACTTGACTGTGAGAATTTCTGATTTAGTTTTAGTGGAAAGCATTCCAGTAAAAGCAGGAAGAAGGAGGTGAAGACCGAAGGGTTTGtctgttaattttataaatacaaggggaaaaaagaaataatctgATAAACCACAtttcaatcacatttttttctttcataaagtTCCAACTATACATTCGGGTGGAGTTTCATTTGGACCACATGTTGATTcatttaatctcatttattcattttctcatttcgattaataataaaattcactgATTTATTTCAAACTCTCTTATTGGATCTTTTCTCTTTGGATTCTATCATTTTCAACATATATTAATGactatttacattattattgtaACAGTTACATTAATGAATGTCACAACGTGCTCAATAATATTCTACACGCTGTTTTctgaaattaaaatagagaaGGAAAATAGTAGACCAAACCCTTGTGATCCATGCATGTACTTTAAATATAGTGTTTGGTTGGAGGTAgggaattttataaatttattttgtttagttcaaaattttgaaggaaaagagaggaaaataGAGAGCTAAGATCCCTCGGCAATTAATTTTGACTCTCCTCTAAAATCGAAAATTTTGGTAGGGAGAGTAACTTTtacactaattaaattaaattatccttaacttaatagttttatttgattgctctaaatatataatactataatacaatatttatttctccttctcttcttttctccttTTAACAAAACAAGCTGTGTCTCTCTTTGGTTAACATCTCGTTCCTCTTCATCTTTAAACCAAACAGTACTTATTAAAGCTttagcttttaaaattttatgtaaaaataaataaaggaaaaggaaataaagttgtgaataaaatgagtAACCACTATACTCTAAAAACTGCAAAACAGGGCATGTCAATAAATATGAGCTAGGTTTCTCTTTCGTTCTTTCTAGTATTGACATGTACAAGAAAGTTTAAAGACTAAGCTGAACCCACAAAAGGTAAAGGATACACGTTGGAAGAAAGCTAAGTCTCTAATTAATCCTATTGAGAAACAGCGGATACCACTAAATAATGACTTAATGtcataaaaaggaaagaaattaacAAGGAGGAAAATATGCATATACCAATGATGGGAATGGGGAGAGGTGATGGGTTCAAATTCCCCGCTAATAAAAGCTAATATAttactaacaaataatatttgtggataaaaaaaaatacatataccaATGACAATGACAATGAGTCAGTAACATCTCCAAGCAGAAGAGGTACACATAGCTCTACTCTTCCATCCTAGATAAAGAGCGCCATCTCTATGTTGAAGCCTATAATTTTCATTGAATTCATTCAACATATTCCTAACTGCAGCTGTGACTGAGGAACTCAAAGGGCATGGTGCAAAACCAGCCATTGAAAATCTTGACCTCCACTTCCCTAAGAGTTCATGCCTTTCCAGCCTCTCATCCCCCTCACAAGCTACCATGTTGACGATGTCGCGAGCCACGCAGTGTTGTTCTGCATTGATCCTTTGCTTATCATCTCTGGGGAGGGCCACATCTATGGACTCAAACATAGCAGTGTAGTAACTCAAGGTCTCAACAAACCTTTGGAAAAAGGGAGAAGTGTTGGTGTTGGATTCTTGCTCAACAAGGGTCACAACCTTGGGTGACAAGCTTTTGACCAGTCTCAATAGCCTGTCCCTATGGTTCTCTGTGCTCACACTCTCATCTGGCATGTGGTGCAAAACAAAAGGGAAGTTCACAACTAGAGCTTCCCCGGGTTGAATTACAAGGTTTTCTAGTTCAAGCTCACTTCCACACATAGCAGCACTGTGGAACTCAAATGGAACTCCACAAGATTTGGCATAATCTGAGAGGCGTTTTCCTACAATGTGAAGTCCTCCACCCCTTGCATGAAATGATTGTGAATCATCAACTCCGGTTACACGAATGAAAGGTGCTCCACCTGGACGAGATGCAAGAGCCTGAATAAGCAACAGCCACTGAGTGCCCTGTGCAACTTGGAAGTCAATTATGTGAATTCTTGATTCATTCAGCATTGCTTCTCCAATGACAGCATTTGCAGATGTGTAAGCAAACTTCCAATATGGGCAAATCTGGTACAGGATGTGCATGTAAGTCATGAGATCATTGCTTGTTGGTTGTTCACATTTCAAGGCCTTGTAGATTATGCTCCCTGAGGACTCCAACCTTGCTCTTAGACCCTCCAACATGTAGGCACCTAACCTCTGGATCGGATCACCCCCAACTGATACCATCTTTGCCAATACATTGTTCATAAATCCCACTGCTGTTTCAATATCATCATCTGCCACGGCTTGTGCACACCGAATGAGGACTTCTTTCAAGTCTAATTTTGGAATCATTTCCACAATCTGATCCCAATTGTGTTTAGCCGTTGGAGATGATGCTCTGTGGCGGCCACCCTTGTAGGAGCAGTGCCAACTATCAACAATGTCTGAATCAGGCCCCAACAACGAAATCTCGAGTTCTCTAAGCTTGTTCTTCAATTCGTAGCCGTCATCATCATATCTAGAGTGTGCACTTGTTGGTGATCCATAGGTGTTGTCTGATGACTGATGCTGGTCTGAATGAGAAGCTTGTGGAGAAAAAGGACTCCTATTGGATGATACACTAGCATAGGAAGGAGAATCACAACCTATGAGATCATTGATTGCTGGGGATGATTCAAGGGTAAAGTATTGCTCCTTGCTGGTTTCAAAAGAAATAGTGGTTCCCTGGCTGCTGCTATTATCATGGCATGAATTGCTTTGCAATATTTGGTAATGAGTGTAAGGATCAATATCTTGTGCAGGCTGCAGGTATAAATGGATACCAGCTGAAGTTGGGTGCTTCTTAGAAGTTTGCatctaaaaagaaattatttactCAGTGATCAGAACAATGAGTGGTCAAACTTTGTAATTGTAAAAATGCTTCCTAGCTGCTCCTGATCAAATGCATACTAAAGTCCTACAACACCGTTTTGCTGTATGGTTAGTCTCCATTTTGATAAGCTGCTAGATGCTTTAGGTGTCAGCAAAAATTGTCGTCAAAAGAGCCAAATTAGCCTGCATAATATAATAAAGTGTTAATGGAGCTTCAAAGTTGATTAAATAAAGCaagaaatcaattttaatagcTTGCCAAAGCAATATCTGATCAAATGAAGATGTAGTAGAGAAAAGCACAGTCAAACTTAGAAATATGATGCTGATGCAATCTATAATGCAAAGATTTCAGGTCACTGAGGAGGTTTTACGTAAATGTTTCTatgcagagaaaaaaaaatgaaggaagcAAGGACTTTTTCACTATGGCAGAGAGTAGTTTTAAAATACTCACTTGTCTTTTCATACTCAAATAACAAGTCAAGGATATCCCAGCCTTATGATCATGATGAGTTGGAAGGGTAGCACAATTTCTAGAGgtgcaaaagaaagaaataaaaaactagaaaattatatttggtTTCTGTTTTAGAAGTTCTCTACCACAAGGCAAAGGAAGGGAAAGATAATTAGAAAGGGGGAACAGACCATTCAGTTGCTCTAGAATTCACGAGATGCAAACTCAATGTGAGTCAAATTTTGAAAGGGTCAAAAGAATGGGAAAAGATAAGGGCAAACAGATGCGCACTCCAATTAGGATTTCTTTCATGTAGCAACAAGGTGTTGCCGTCAAAATTCTAATATCTTATAGATGTTAATTAGCAacaccttttaaaaaaatcatccacTAGTAAAACTTGTAATAGTTTATGTAATTAGAGATCAGAGAAGAGTTTGGCAGCCAAAAGCACAAAGCAACAAGCAAAAACAAGTTTTATTCCTTATTCCTGAGAAATAACTTTTGAGCATATAGGCTATCACGTAATTCACTTTACAGAATAGAAGGACTCTCAAAATTGAAAGCCATTAACAAAGGAAATGCTACACAAGCATAATTTTTGCTAGAGAGATacaataaaaattcatatattccaagaaaaaaaaatgtaaattctaCAAAGTTtttggagagagaaaaaggttAAGTAACTGCCAAAAGCCCAAAATAAAGAGAAagtagtttttagttttttctcttttttttttttttaacaaagttggcaagaaaaacagtaaaaccccaaaacacaaataacaatGCTCTAAAAGCCAGATGTTAGAACAAAACCAACCCAAACACGGTCCAAGCACACCCACAACCTCCATGTCAAAGAAATGGAACTAAAAAACTTGAGATACAAGAAACATGTCTTCAGACAACAAATCAGACCCGAAAATTTTGACTTTTGAAAACAGAAACCGATGTTTCAGCAGATTCTAACAAAAACCCAGATTAATTCTATAGTCAAACATGGTCCTCAAAGGCTCAAACAAAACCATGAGCAAAGTCCAACAACATgaacagaaagaaaaaacaacgtGCTATTTGTTGCCAACAACACAAACCCATCTCATCTCATATCATCAATCTTAGAGAAAGGACAGAACATACCTTTTGTTGTTCAGAATCAGAGGCGGGTCTTAGGTTGATTATATGTTCAGAGTTATTTGTTGTGTGGCAGAGATTCGTTGGAAGGAAGAGAGtggttttgttttgcagagaGAGGTGTTTAGTTTAGCCTTATGTGGAGTTCAAAAACGATGGATTGGTAATCAGTGAGCGTTGTTGTTTCTGTGATTTTAATGTTACATTACATCATATCATTATAGCTTAGGACATAgtagtatatatttataataaataaataaatgcatgCTAAATAAGAATTGCCCTTATGAATGAAATATAATTACGTGATGACCCTTAACAACGTGGGACCTGCATGTCACAGTGCCACTCGGTTTCAGAGTTAGCAACAGCCACCAGAAAGATCATGGAATGGGAATATCATAACGAAATCAATAGAAGGTTCTTCTCCGACTCCGAGTAAAGTAGGTTCTCCGAGTAATTACTATCATTTATCAGGAAAACCGTACTTTTTTACTCGCAGTCTCACATTCAtacaaatacattaaaa
It contains:
- the LOC100814981 gene encoding uncharacterized protein — its product is MQEFPERGELKRMQREQERERRRIRDRQRRQSMTQEQRERHLARRRRNYQLRRQRAANAQVPYSPFPQLQTLESSAGEASTSDELQGLTSSTFLDYGVLSQGLNQVQETFNFGSKVLEGSSIPLETLVYKPANSPRRMRLNHIKGLARNLTHSMDDDPAVTHQLVAELIAKEDQDVSAGNFGSTPKSLRLNCVKRLARSKNSPPIETADQKDLKLPSEGIQLLGNESFIGST
- the LOC100817987 gene encoding scarecrow-like protein 13 → MQTSKKHPTSAGIHLYLQPAQDIDPYTHYQILQSNSCHDNSSSQGTTISFETSKEQYFTLESSPAINDLIGCDSPSYASVSSNRSPFSPQASHSDQHQSSDNTYGSPTSAHSRYDDDGYELKNKLRELEISLLGPDSDIVDSWHCSYKGGRHRASSPTAKHNWDQIVEMIPKLDLKEVLIRCAQAVADDDIETAVGFMNNVLAKMVSVGGDPIQRLGAYMLEGLRARLESSGSIIYKALKCEQPTSNDLMTYMHILYQICPYWKFAYTSANAVIGEAMLNESRIHIIDFQVAQGTQWLLLIQALASRPGGAPFIRVTGVDDSQSFHARGGGLHIVGKRLSDYAKSCGVPFEFHSAAMCGSELELENLVIQPGEALVVNFPFVLHHMPDESVSTENHRDRLLRLVKSLSPKVVTLVEQESNTNTSPFFQRFVETLSYYTAMFESIDVALPRDDKQRINAEQHCVARDIVNMVACEGDERLERHELLGKWRSRFSMAGFAPCPLSSSVTAAVRNMLNEFNENYRLQHRDGALYLGWKSRAMCTSSAWRCY